A stretch of DNA from Streptomyces sp. NBC_01197:
CTCTTCGCGATCGGTGAAGACCCGGTCCCCGTAGGGCTTGGTGAGCCGTTCCCAGCTCCAGCGGTCGGCGGACCCGATACGCCATACATCCAGCAGCGCCGCCGGGTCCTGTCCCAGCGGGAGGGCAAGGTACTGCCCGGTGAAGGGCTCGCGGTCCGCGCCCCGCCCCCGGGCCTCCAGCAGGGTGCTGTAGTACACGCTCTCGACTTCCCGGGAGATGACCGGCCACAGCTCCGCGGCGAAGCGGACCCCGCCGCCCTCCGCCGGCCTGCTGCGGAGTCCGTCGATCAGTGCCGGGGTCAGGAGCCGCGGGGAGTACCGTCCGAACGCGCCCTTCTCGTTCTCCCCGCGGGCCTGATACGGAACGCCGCGACGCGAACTCGCGTACAGCAGCGGTTCCTGACCCGAAGGCCGGTAGACCAGGCGTCCGCCCTCCCGGCCGAACGTCCCGCCGCGCCCGACGGTGAAGAGCGCCATGTGGTCGAAGAAGTTGAGGCCCAGACCTCGCAGCAGCACCGGGCGGCCCGGCTGGATCCCGCTGAGGTCGAGGTCCGCCGGGTTGGCGGGGGTGATGTACGTGAGGTGGTGGATACGGGCGAGACTCGCCGTCCGCTCCTCCTGCGGGGTGAGGCGGGCCGAGACATGGCCGAGTGCGAGGACGATCGCGTCCAGGTGGTCGAGTCTCGTACCGTCTTCGAGCCGGACGCCCTGCGGGCCGCCGGGTACGCCGTGTGTGTCGGCCATGGCGACCGCACGCGACCGGTGCACCCGTACCGTCACATGGGCCGGCGCGTGGGCGGCCATGTGATGGAACCGGTCGGCCAGATAACTGCCGTAGAAGGCACGGGTCGGATATGTGTCAGGCCCCAGCCCCCGTGCCTCGGTGAGGGTCGCCGCGTCGATGACGCCCGGCCCCTCCCCGCCACCCTCGCCGGCCGGGGCCCCGACCAGCTCCTGGGCCCAGTCGTAAAGACTCGGGCCCGGCTCGACCGGCCCCTCGATCTGTGAACTTTCGTCCGTGTAGACGGTTATCTGGGAGGCCACCGTGTTCATCAGCAGGTGGCGGGACTGCTCGGTGCGCCATACGGCGCCGGCGCCCGGAGCGGCCGGGTCGACGACGTGCACGGTCACCGACGGGTGCGAGGGGGAGTGCCGCTCGTTGGCACACAGCCGCTCCAGCACGGACAGTCCGCGGGGGCCGGCGCCGACGACACACACTTCGATACGGCTGCTGCTCATAACGGACACTCCGCTCTCGGTCGGCTGATGACGATCAGTGGGGTGGATCGCTGGGTGGTCATGCTTCCGCCCAGCGGGGGGCTGGTACGGCCGGGTCCTGGCCGGGGGCGGGGCACGCACCCGGTCCGGGGACGGGGCACGCATCATGGCCGGGCGCGGGTAGCGCATCTGCCGAATCGAAGGACCGGGCACCGTGCATCCAGCCCACCTGGTCGTGCAGTTCGGTCGCCGACAGGGCGGAGAGCAGCGCGTTCCTCGCACGGGCCGCCTGCCCGGCCGGATGCCACAACTGGGTGCTGCGGCGGGCGAGAAGCTGGATCTGCGCCGTCCGGTCGCGCCGTTCGGCGTTGTACTTCTCGAACCGTGCGGGAAACTCATCGGCGGGGACACCGAGCATCCCACCGAGCAGCACGGCGTCCTCCAGCGCCTGGCAGGCACCCTGGGCCGCGTAGTGCAGCATCGGATGTGCGGCGTCCCCCAGCAGGGCCACCCGTCCGTCCGTCCAGTCACGCACCGGTTCGCGGTCCACGAGCACCCAGGACCTCCAGTCCTCGCCCAACTCCAGGAGCCGGTGCGGAACTTCACCCAGGGCCGTGAACTCACGGCGGACACGCCCCCGCGTGACAGGCACACCGGCGAACGCCACCGTCGCTCCGTCGTCACGGCTGGCGGCGAGATTGAGGTACTTCCCGCCGGCGATCGGATAGTGCACGAAGTGACAGCCGGGGCCGGCCCACCAGGTCACGGTGGCGGAGCGGAGCTCCTCGGGCACCCGGGTCATCTCGATGACGGCCCGGTAGACGGTGAGTCCGGAGACGACCGGCGGTCCGTCGCCGACGAGTTGGCCGCGTACCGCCGAGTGGATGCCGTCGGCGCCGATCAGTCCGTCCGCGCGGATCCGCCGCCCGTCGTCGAGGACGGCCGTCGCGCTCACCCCGTCCTGTTCGTAGCCGGTGACGCCGCTGCCGCTGCGCAGTTCGACCCCACTGTGACGGCGGCACGCGTCCAGCAGCAGGCCGTGCAGTTCGGCCCGGTGCACGACGACGTACGGATTGCCGAAGCGGCGCCGGTACTCACCGGTGAGCGGCATACTCGCCACGTGCTCACCGGTGACGCCGTCCATGAACCGCAGTGCTTCCATCCGTACGGCGGTCTCCCGGACGGCGTCCCCCAGACCGAGGCGGTCGAGGGCGTGCAGGCCGTTCGGCGCCAGCTGGATACCGGCGCCGATCTCGGCGAACCGGTCGGCCCGTTCGAGGACCAGGACCTGATGTCCCCGCCCGGCGACGGCGAGTGCGGCGGCCAGGCCGCCGATGCCGCCGCCGACGACCACTGTCTTCGTCATCCTGCTCCCTCCGTGCTCTGTCACGGGTGCCGGCCCTCCGCTGAGAGGAGCCGCGCGAGCTCAAGCCTTTTGATCTTGGTGGTGGCCGTCTGCGGCAGATCGCCCAGACGCTGGTGCACGGGCGCGGCCATCGGCGGCAGGTCCGCCACCGCGGCGTCCCACGCGGCCGCGTCCAGCGGACTGTCGTCCTTGGTGCAGACGACGGGCACCGCGGTGCCGTCCGCGCCGCGTACGATGACGACCTCGTTCAGCTCGGCCAGCCTGCCGAGCAGGGTGTCCTCGGCCGCCAGCGTGCTGCCGAACCCCTCGATCAGATCCACCTCCCGGTCGAGGAGGTGGACGCACCCCCACCTCGTGCGGTATCCGACGTCGCCCATCCGCCACCAGCCGCCGTCGGAGACCTGCTGCTCATAGCGGTCGTGCTCGCCCAGGTAGGTCACGATGCGGCCGTGGCTGCGCACCTCGATGTAACCCGGGTTGGACTCCGACGGCGGCCTGCCGTCACGGCTGACGACACGGGCCTCCGTCATACCGGGGAACGGCATTCCGACGCAGCGCCCGTCCGCCTCCGGGTGCCGCCGCCGGGTGAACGCGCGCACCACGGCCGGGCCCACCTCGCTCTGCCCGTAGAGCTGGCCGAAGACCGGGGCCGTACGCCGTGTCGCCTGCAGTAGTCGGCGCACGGTCCTGGGGTGGATGGCGTCGAAGGTGCTGCTGAAGAGTTTGACGTTCGCCAGCGGCTCCCGCGGGTCGTCGGCCAACTCCTCCCACTCCATGAAGGAGTTGGGGTGGGCCTCCAGGACGCCGGGGCGGACACGGGCGAAGAGGTCGCCCGCCCGCCGCACGTCGGAATCGGCGAGCACGACGATCGGGAACCCGCGCATCAGCGAGATCGCGAGCGCGGTGAAGAGCCGGGAGTGCACGAACGTCACATGCAGGGCGATGGTCTCGCGCCTGATCAGGATGGGCGCGACGGCCAGCAACTGGGGCCGGTACCGGGCCTGCAGGCTGTGGCCCGTATGGACGGCGAGTTTCGGGGTACCGGTGGTCCCCGAGGTGTGGGTGATGAGTGCCGGGCGCTCAGGTGGCAGGGTCACCGGGGCGACGCGGCCGGCTCCCGCCAGCGAGGCCAGGGAGACGGCCCGGTCATGGTCTCCGGTGGTGAGCAGTACCCGTTCCGCGAGCTCGAAGACCGTGTCCGGCAGCTCTTTCCCGAGCTTGTCCGGGTCGGTCACCAGGAAGGGTCTGCCCACCCGCCGGACCAGTTCCGCGACCGTCGTGCCGTCCAGCGCCGGGGACAGGAGTACGGGTACGGCGCCGATGCGCGCCACCGCACAGGCGAGGAGGATGATGTCGAACCCGTCGGCCTTGTGGACGACCACCTTCTGGCCGGGTCGCACCCGCGCGGCCCACAGCCGGGAGGCGAAGTCATCGACGATGTCCGCCACCTCGGAGACGGTCATCCGCAGACCTGCCGAGGGGGCGATGCCGAGTTCGTGGTCGAGAATCAGAACATTCGCCGGATGGCGGGCCGCCGCCCGCTCGAAAAGCGTCCCCAGCCGGAATCCGCGATTTCCTCTGCGTTGTAGAAGCATTCCGCCAAGCTCTCGTCGGTGGACATAGGAATGCGGCCGTCGCGCGCTGCTCACTGCTTCGGCCGGAAAGTTCAGGAGGCTGGTGCGGTGCCGCTCAGCCCCCGTCGACAACGGCTTTGATGCGGTCGAGTGTGGCCGCCAGATCGCCCTTCACCTTGACACTCCATTCGGTGAAGAACCGCCGCTTCTCCTGCTCGTCCATATCCGCCACAATGCCGCGGATTCCTTCGGTCGCCTGGTCCATACGGAAATGGTGGGTGAGGGTGCAACCACCCTCCGCAGGCTCGATGTCAAAACCCCAGACGCTCTGTTGCCGGTTCCCCGCGGTGTCGCGCATGGCCCAGCGGAACGTCAGACCGGGGTCGGCGGCGACGACTTCCGACTGGGTGATCCACTTTCCCCGTACGACCGGCGCCCAGGAAACGACACTCTCGTCGCGCAGGTTCTCCCCGCGGAAAACGGCCCCGACCGTGGCCGGTTCACCGGAGATCCATTCGCCGCCCAGACATTCGGGGCTCCATTCGCCACTGCGCGGGAGATCGCTGATGATCGCGTAAACACCGTCCGGTGCTGTGGAAAGGTGGATGCTGGCACCGAGTTCGAACAGCGGCGATTCACTACTGGTGTTTCGGTCCATGCCCGGAAGCTTGCAGATGCCCCATGTCGCAGGTCAAAGGCCGGGGCGCGGGTCCGTCAAGTCGCCGCCGCCGGGCCCCGCCCCGCGCCCTCATTCCGCACCGATGTCCCGGGCGAAGTGGTGGGCCGAGATCACCATGCGGTGGGAGTGGTAGAAGCGGTGGGCCCCGTGATTGGCAACCCCAGAGTCGAGTTCGATCCGAGTGCAGCCGGCGCGCCGGGCCCGCGCCTCCAACTCCTCCATCAGCAGACTTCCGACGCCACCCGACCGCAGCCGGGGATCGGTGACCAGATCGTCGACGAACAGCAGACGGCCGCGGCTCGTCGCCAGCGTCCGGTGAGTCGCCACGCCCACGCACCGCCCGTCCGGGGTGTAGGCGGCGGTGAAGACGAGACCCTGCCGATGGGCCTCCCCGGCGAAAGCCGTGAACGCCGCTTCGGTGAGACCGGGCCGCAGCGTTCGCAGGAGCGGTCCTATCTCGGTGTGCATGGCTGCCTGTCCGGGCACGACGTCGGCTGTTGTCAGGTTCACAGCGGCAGCCTACGACCCGGCCGACGGGCCGTCGGAGTGTCTGCCGGTGCCCGCCGCACCGGCCGCCGGAGTGTCTGCCGGTGTCCGCGTCACCGGCGGACGGACCGAGTTGACGAACATCGGTTCCGGTTCGCGGCGGCCCGCGTCGGCCGTGTCAGGATGCTGAACCATGCGCGCCGCCTACATAGAACAGCTCGGCACTCCGGACGTCATACGCTACGGCGAGCTGCCGCCGCCCCGGCCGGGCCCCGCCGACGTACTCATCGATGTGCTCGCCACCACGGTCAACCCGGTGGACACCTTCGTCCGCTCGGGCGCCTTCCCCACCCCCGTCGACTTCCCGTTCGTGATCGGCCGGGATCTGGTCGGCAGGGTCTCCGCTCTCTCCACGACCGCTCTCTCCACGACCGGTTCGGGAACGCGGGAGTTCGCGGTGGGGGACCTGGTGTGGGCCAACAGTCTCGGGCACGGCGGCCGGCAGGGGGCCGCGGCCGAGCAGGCCGTGGTGGCGGCCGACCGGCTCTACCGACTTCCCGACGGGGTCGACCCGTACGAGGCGGTGGCCCTGGTCCACCCCGCAGCTACGGCCTGTCTCGCCCTGTTCACCCACGGCAGGCTCCGCGCCGGTGAGACGGTCCTCGTCGCGGGCGCCGCCGGGAACGTCGGGAGCGCGCTGGTGGTCCTGGCCGTCCGGGCGGGGGCCCGGGTCGTCGCCACCGCCGGCGCGCGCGACGCCGAATACTGCCGCTCACTCGGCGCATCGGAGGTCCTGGACTACCGGGACCCCGACCTCTTCGGGCGCATCCGGGCCGCCACGCCCCAGGGCGTGGACCTCTACCTGGACACCGCGGGCGAGAACGATCTGTCGAACGCCGTCGGCCTGCTGGCCCGCCGCGGCAGGATCGTGCTGCTGGCAGGGGCCAGGTCCCGCCCTGTTCTGCCGGTGGGACCGCTCTATATGAACGACTGCTCGGTCGTGGGATTCGTCATCTCCCACGCGACCGCGGCAGAGCTGGCCGAGGCCGCCGTCACCGTCAACAGCTTTCTGAGCGATGCCCGCCTGCGCCCCCGCGCCCTCGAGACGCTTCCGCTGAGCTCGGCCGCGGAAACCCACCGCCGGATGGAGGCAGGCCGGCTCCACGGCAGAAGGGTCGTTCTCCGGCCTGACCACTGACGGCCTCCATGGCCGCGCCCCTCGGCACCGGTGGCAGACTGAGGGCCGTGATGGACTCGGCGTGACGGGGCGGAGTGAGGGAAAAATGCAGGTCGGAGCAGCGCATTGAGGATTCTGCACACATCGGACTGGCACCTCGGCCGCTCCTTCCACCGGGTCGGACTGCTCGACGCCCAGGCCGCGTACCTCGACCACCTGGTGGCGACCGTACGGGAGCACGAGGTGGACGCGGTCCTGGTGGCCGGGGACGTCTACGACAGGGCGGTGCCCCCGCTCGCCGCGGTGGAGCTCTTCGACCGTGCACTGCACCGGCTCGCCGAAGCGGGCGTCGCGACGGTGATGATCTCGGGCAACCACGACTCGGCCCGCAGGCTCGGAGTGGGCGCGGGTCTCATCCGGCTGGCCGGAATACATCTGCGGACCGATCCGGCGGGCTGCGACACGCCGGTGCTCCTCTCCGACCCGTACGGCGATGTGGCGTTCTATGGGCTGCCCTATCTGGAACCGGCCCTGGTCCGTGACGAGTTGAAGGCAGCCAGGGCAGGGCATGAAGCCGTGCTGACCGCCGCGATGGACCGGGTACGCGCGGACCTCGCGGTACGGGCCCCCGGCACCCGCTCCGTGGTCCTCGCCCATGCCTTCGTCGCCGGCGGAGAGCCCAGCGACAGTGAGCGCGACATCACCGTCGGCGGAGTGGCCGCCGTACCGGCCGGGGTCTTCTCCGGCGTCGACTATGTCGCGCTCGGCCACCTGCACGGCAGCCAGACACTCACCGAGCGGGTCCGCTACTCGGGCTCCCCGCTCGCCTACTCGTTCTCCGAGGCCGCCCACCGCAAGACGATGTGGCTGATCGATCTCGGCCCCGCCGGAGAGATCGCCGCCGAGCGGATCGACTGCCCCGTCCCCCGGCGGCTCGCCAGAATCCGGGGCCGTCTCGACGCACTGCTGGAGGATCCGGCGCTGGAGAGGCACGAGGAGTCCTGGGTGGAGGCCACACTCACCGACCCGGTGCGGCCCGCCGAGCCGATGGCCAGGCTGAGCGCGCGCTTCCCGCACACGCTCAGCCTGGTCTTCGAGCCGGACCGGACCACCGGGGACCCGCTCGCCTCCTACGCCCAGCGCCTCAAGGGGCGCACCGACCAGCAGATCGCGGAGGACTTCGTGGCGCACGTACGGGGCGGCGCCGGGCCCGACGCGGCGGAGCGCGGAGTGCTCTCCGGAGCCATCGACGACGTCCGGGTGGATGACGGGGCGAACGAGGTGGCGCGATGAGGCTGCACACCCTGCGCATCGCAGCCTTCGGCCCCTTTGCCGCACGCCAGGAAGTCGACTTCGACTCCCTGTCCGAAGCCGGGCTCTTCCTCCTCCACGGACCGACCGGCGCAGGCAAGACGTCGGTACTCGACGCCGTGTGCTACGCGCTCTACGGAGCGGTACCCGGCGCGCGGCAGGGCCCCGGGAACACCCTGCGCAGCGACCACGCCCCGGTGGACGAGCCCACCGAGATCTCGCTGGAACTGAGCGTGGGCGACCGCCGCCTGGAGGTCACCCGGCTGCCCGCACAGCCGCGCCCCAAGAAGCGCGGCGAGGGCTTCGTCACCGAGAAGGCACAGAGCAGACTGCGCGAGTACGACCGGCGGACCGGCAGCTGGCGGTCGCTGAGCAAGTCCCACCAGGAGATCGGCGAGGAGATCACCCAGCTCATAGGGATGAGCAGGGAGCAGTTCTGCCAGGTGGTGCTGTTGCCCCAGGGCGACTTCGCCCGTTTCCTGCGAGCGGACGCCGAGGCGCGCGGAAAGCTCCTCGGCCGGCTCTTCGACACCCGGCGCTTCGCCGCCGTCGAGGAACGTCTCGCCGCGCTGCGCCGGGCCGCCGAGACACAGGTGCTGGCCGGTGACGAGCGACTGCTGACTCTCGCCCACCGGATGGCCGAGGCTGCGGGCGACGCGGCCGGCGACTGGCCACTGCCCGGAGACCGGCCGGGCGAACCGGGCCTCGCCGAGGCCGTCATGCAGTGGGCCGCGGTGGCGCGCTGCGGAGCCCACGAACGGCTCGGCATCGCGCAGGCGGCCCTGTCCGAAGCGGAGCGCCGGCAGGCCGCGGCCCGGACCGCCCTGGAGGACCAGCGCGAACTGGCCAGACTCCAGGAGCGGTACGAGCAGACGCGCCGCCGCGCCGATGAGCTGGCGAACCGCAGTGGCGAGCGCGCGGAGGTACGCGCCAGGCTGGACCGCGCGCGCCGGGCCGAACGAGTCGGCGACGCGCTGACGCAGCGCGACGAAGCGGCCCGGGAGCACCGCGACGCGGTGGCCGCCCGGGAGCGCGCACGGCGCGAGCTTCCCGCCGAGCTGGCCGACGCGGGCGCCGACCAGCTGCACGCCCTGGAGCGCAGGCTCCGCCAGGACCTCGGGGCGCTGGACGCTGCACGGCGGGCCGAGCGGCGCAGCGCGGAGATCACCGCCGAGCGCGCGGATCTGGACCGCCAGGCGCACGCCGATGACGAGCTGATCCGCGAGACCGCCGGCTGGCTGGCCGACTGGGACACCGTCCTGCGCCGCTGCCAGGACCGTATCGACGCCGCGCAGGAGGCCGCGACCCGCGCCGAGCAGCTGGCAGGACAGCTCGAACCGGCCCGCCGCCGGCTGGAGGCGGCGCGCGCCCGTGACCGGCTCACCACCGAAGCGGCGGCAGCGGAGGGACGGCTGAGCACGGCGCGCGAGCGGGCGAACGCCGAGCACGAGACCTGGCTCGACCTGCGGGAGCGCCGTCTGAGCGGTATCGCGGCCGAGCTGGCGGCCGGACTGCGGGACGGCGAGCCCTGCGCGGTGTGCGGCGCCGTCGGGCACCCATCACCCGCCAGGCGCGGGGCAGGTCATGTGGACCGTGCCGCGGAGGAGGCGGCGTACGAGACACACACCCGTGCCGACGAGGACCGTGCCGAAGCGGAGCGCGCCCTCGGCACCGTCCGCGAGGCGGTCGCGGAAGCGCGCGCGGGGGCGGGCAGCGCCACCACCGGTGAACTCGCCGACCTGGTCGACCAGTTGCAGCGCGACCATGCTCAGGCCCACGCCACGGCCGCCGGAATGCACGCCGCCCGGGAGGAGCGCGGCCGGGCGGAGCGCGAACACACCGAACGGACCGCCGCCCAGCAGCAGGCCGAACGCCGCTCCGCCGCCCGTACCTCACAGCGCGAGGCACTGGAGCGGGAGCAGTCCGCGATCGAGGAGGAGCTGGTGCGGGCGCGCGGCGGGGCGGGCAGCGTCGCCGAACATGCCACGCGGCTTGAGCACCGGATGCGGTTCCTGGACCGGGCGGCCGATGCCGTGCGCGCGGTCGACACCACCGCCCAGCGCCTCAAGGAGGCCGACGACCGGCTCGCCGACGCCGCCTTCCGGGCGGGGTTCGACACCCCGCAGGCGGCCGCCGCCGAACTGACCGGCGACGGCGAACAGCGCCGCCTGCAGCAGCGCCTCGACGCCTGGCAGGCCGAGGAGGCCGCACTCGCCGAGCGGCTCGCCGAGCAGGACGCGGCCGAAGCCGCCGGCCGCCCGCCGGCCGATCCCGGCGCCGCCCGGGCGGAGTTCGACACCGCGGAGCGCGACTTCCTGGAGGCGTCGTCGGTACTGGACGCCGCGGCCAAGCGCCGCACCGCGCTCCGGCGCCTCTCCGAGCAGGCCGCCGACGAGCTCACCGGCCTCGGTCCGCTGCGCGCCGAGTACGACAGGGTGGCCCGCCTCGCCACGCTCGCCGCGGGGACATCGGCCGACAACGAACGCAAGATGCGCCTGGAGTCGTACGTCCTCGCCGCCCGCCTGGAGCAGGTCGCCGCCGCGGCCACCGTCCGGCTGCAGACGATGTCGGCCGGGCGCTACACCCTGGTCCACTCCGACGCGAGAGCTGGCGGCCGGGGCCGCTCCGGGCTCGGGCTGCACGTCCTGGACTCCTGGACGGGGCGGGAGCGCGACACAGCGACGCTGTCCGGAGGCGAGACGTTCTTCGCGTCACTGGCCCTCGCGCTGGGACTGGCCGATGTGGTCACCGACGAAGCGGGCGGCATACGGCTGGACACGCTCTTCATCGACGAGGGCTTCGGAAGCCTGGACGACCAGACGCTGGACGACGTGCTCGACGTCCTGGACTCCCTGCGCGAACGGGACCGCAGCGTCGGCATCGTCAGCCATGTCGGCGACCTGCGCCGCCGGATCCCGGCCCAGCTGGAGGTCGTCAAGGAGCAGAGCGGATCGGCGGTCAGGCACCACGCGGCCGGGCGGTGACCTTCCGTACGGAAGCAGGCCCCGCGGAAGCAGTCTCCAAGTAGGCGACTGCCAACCAGAAGCAGCCATTCAGCAGCAGTGGTCCAGTACGGAGCAGCCCCGCCGGGCCCGCGCATCCCGCGGGCCCGGCGGTCGCTGTACGGCGCCGGACGACTCGCGCCGGCACACCCGTCGCTACAGCTTCGAGATCTCGTCCACCAGGTCGTCGAGCCCCAGCGACCCCTGCGACAGTGCGGCCATGTGCCAGGTCTTGGCGTCGAACGAGTCGCCGTGCGCCTTGCGGGCGTTCTCGCGGCCCAGCAGCCAGGCGCGCTCGCCCAGCTTGTACCCGATGGCCTGGCCCGGCATCGACAGATAGCGGATGAGCTCGCTCTCCACGAAGTCCGCGGGCCGCCCGCTGTGGTTCCCGAAGAACTCCTGCGCCAGCTCCGGCGTCCATCGCTCGCCCGGGTGAAACGGCGACTCGGCCGGAATCTCCAGTTCCAGGTGCATGCCGATGTCCACGATCACCCGGCAGGCGCGCATCATCTGCGCGTCCAGATATCCGAGCCTGCGCTCCGCGTCCGGCAGGAATCCCAGCTCGTCCATGAGGCGCTCGGCGTAGAGAGCCCAGCCCTCCGCGTTGGCGCTGACCATGCCGACACTCGCCTGGTAGCGGGAGAGCTGGTCCGCGACGTGCACCCACTGGGCCAGCTGGAGATGGTGCCCGGGCACCCCCTCGTGGTACCAGGTGGAGACCAGGTCGTACACCGGGAAGCGGGTCTCGCCCATGGTCGGCAGCCAGGTGCAGCCGGGCCGCGAGAAGTCCTCGGACGGCGGTGTGTAGTACGGAGCGGCGGCGCCGCCCGGCGGTGCGATCCGGGACTCGACCTTCCGTACCCGCTCGGCGAGTTCGAAGTGGGTGCCGTCGAGCGCGTCCATCGCCTCCGACATCAGCCCCTGGAGCCACTTCTGGACCTCGTCCACGCCCTCGATGTGGGTGCCGTGCTCATCCAGGTGCGCCAGCGCCTCCCAGGGACTGGCCCCCGGCAGGATCTTCCCGGCCTCGGTCCTCATCTCGGCCAGCAGCCG
This window harbors:
- a CDS encoding FAD/NAD(P)-binding protein, which gives rise to MSSSRIEVCVVGAGPRGLSVLERLCANERHSPSHPSVTVHVVDPAAPGAGAVWRTEQSRHLLMNTVASQITVYTDESSQIEGPVEPGPSLYDWAQELVGAPAGEGGGEGPGVIDAATLTEARGLGPDTYPTRAFYGSYLADRFHHMAAHAPAHVTVRVHRSRAVAMADTHGVPGGPQGVRLEDGTRLDHLDAIVLALGHVSARLTPQEERTASLARIHHLTYITPANPADLDLSGIQPGRPVLLRGLGLNFFDHMALFTVGRGGTFGREGGRLVYRPSGQEPLLYASSRRGVPYQARGENEKGAFGRYSPRLLTPALIDGLRSRPAEGGGVRFAAELWPVISREVESVYYSTLLEARGRGADREPFTGQYLALPLGQDPAALLDVWRIGSADRWSWERLTKPYGDRVFTDREEFRSWLLDYLAQDVRQARAGNVSGPLKAGLDVLRDLRNEVRLAVDHGGLHGDSHRDDLEGWYTPLNAYLSIGPPASRIEEMGALIEAGVLELTGPGTRIRIDPGNPAFVADSTLVPGPPVRAQVLIEARLPEPDLRRTADPLLRHLLNTGQCTAYRIPGGQEGGYETGGLAVTPRPYHVLGPQGHAHPRRFAYGVPTESVHWVTAAGIRPGVDSVTLGDSDEIARAVLALPPVAHVPAAVRPFTTDTDLVGVVV
- a CDS encoding FAD-dependent monooxygenase, with the translated sequence MTKTVVVGGGIGGLAAALAVAGRGHQVLVLERADRFAEIGAGIQLAPNGLHALDRLGLGDAVRETAVRMEALRFMDGVTGEHVASMPLTGEYRRRFGNPYVVVHRAELHGLLLDACRRHSGVELRSGSGVTGYEQDGVSATAVLDDGRRIRADGLIGADGIHSAVRGQLVGDGPPVVSGLTVYRAVIEMTRVPEELRSATVTWWAGPGCHFVHYPIAGGKYLNLAASRDDGATVAFAGVPVTRGRVRREFTALGEVPHRLLELGEDWRSWVLVDREPVRDWTDGRVALLGDAAHPMLHYAAQGACQALEDAVLLGGMLGVPADEFPARFEKYNAERRDRTAQIQLLARRSTQLWHPAGQAARARNALLSALSATELHDQVGWMHGARSFDSADALPAPGHDACPVPGPGACPAPGQDPAVPAPRWAEA
- a CDS encoding class I adenylate-forming enzyme family protein, whose protein sequence is MLLQRRGNRGFRLGTLFERAAARHPANVLILDHELGIAPSAGLRMTVSEVADIVDDFASRLWAARVRPGQKVVVHKADGFDIILLACAVARIGAVPVLLSPALDGTTVAELVRRVGRPFLVTDPDKLGKELPDTVFELAERVLLTTGDHDRAVSLASLAGAGRVAPVTLPPERPALITHTSGTTGTPKLAVHTGHSLQARYRPQLLAVAPILIRRETIALHVTFVHSRLFTALAISLMRGFPIVVLADSDVRRAGDLFARVRPGVLEAHPNSFMEWEELADDPREPLANVKLFSSTFDAIHPRTVRRLLQATRRTAPVFGQLYGQSEVGPAVVRAFTRRRHPEADGRCVGMPFPGMTEARVVSRDGRPPSESNPGYIEVRSHGRIVTYLGEHDRYEQQVSDGGWWRMGDVGYRTRWGCVHLLDREVDLIEGFGSTLAAEDTLLGRLAELNEVVIVRGADGTAVPVVCTKDDSPLDAAAWDAAVADLPPMAAPVHQRLGDLPQTATTKIKRLELARLLSAEGRHP
- a CDS encoding SRPBCC family protein, translating into MDRNTSSESPLFELGASIHLSTAPDGVYAIISDLPRSGEWSPECLGGEWISGEPATVGAVFRGENLRDESVVSWAPVVRGKWITQSEVVAADPGLTFRWAMRDTAGNRQQSVWGFDIEPAEGGCTLTHHFRMDQATEGIRGIVADMDEQEKRRFFTEWSVKVKGDLAATLDRIKAVVDGG
- a CDS encoding GNAT family N-acetyltransferase — encoded protein: MNLTTADVVPGQAAMHTEIGPLLRTLRPGLTEAAFTAFAGEAHRQGLVFTAAYTPDGRCVGVATHRTLATSRGRLLFVDDLVTDPRLRSGGVGSLLMEELEARARRAGCTRIELDSGVANHGAHRFYHSHRMVISAHHFARDIGAE
- a CDS encoding NADPH:quinone reductase, coding for MRAAYIEQLGTPDVIRYGELPPPRPGPADVLIDVLATTVNPVDTFVRSGAFPTPVDFPFVIGRDLVGRVSALSTTALSTTGSGTREFAVGDLVWANSLGHGGRQGAAAEQAVVAADRLYRLPDGVDPYEAVALVHPAATACLALFTHGRLRAGETVLVAGAAGNVGSALVVLAVRAGARVVATAGARDAEYCRSLGASEVLDYRDPDLFGRIRAATPQGVDLYLDTAGENDLSNAVGLLARRGRIVLLAGARSRPVLPVGPLYMNDCSVVGFVISHATAAELAEAAVTVNSFLSDARLRPRALETLPLSSAAETHRRMEAGRLHGRRVVLRPDH
- a CDS encoding exonuclease SbcCD subunit D, translating into MRILHTSDWHLGRSFHRVGLLDAQAAYLDHLVATVREHEVDAVLVAGDVYDRAVPPLAAVELFDRALHRLAEAGVATVMISGNHDSARRLGVGAGLIRLAGIHLRTDPAGCDTPVLLSDPYGDVAFYGLPYLEPALVRDELKAARAGHEAVLTAAMDRVRADLAVRAPGTRSVVLAHAFVAGGEPSDSERDITVGGVAAVPAGVFSGVDYVALGHLHGSQTLTERVRYSGSPLAYSFSEAAHRKTMWLIDLGPAGEIAAERIDCPVPRRLARIRGRLDALLEDPALERHEESWVEATLTDPVRPAEPMARLSARFPHTLSLVFEPDRTTGDPLASYAQRLKGRTDQQIAEDFVAHVRGGAGPDAAERGVLSGAIDDVRVDDGANEVAR
- a CDS encoding SMC family ATPase translates to MRLHTLRIAAFGPFAARQEVDFDSLSEAGLFLLHGPTGAGKTSVLDAVCYALYGAVPGARQGPGNTLRSDHAPVDEPTEISLELSVGDRRLEVTRLPAQPRPKKRGEGFVTEKAQSRLREYDRRTGSWRSLSKSHQEIGEEITQLIGMSREQFCQVVLLPQGDFARFLRADAEARGKLLGRLFDTRRFAAVEERLAALRRAAETQVLAGDERLLTLAHRMAEAAGDAAGDWPLPGDRPGEPGLAEAVMQWAAVARCGAHERLGIAQAALSEAERRQAAARTALEDQRELARLQERYEQTRRRADELANRSGERAEVRARLDRARRAERVGDALTQRDEAAREHRDAVAARERARRELPAELADAGADQLHALERRLRQDLGALDAARRAERRSAEITAERADLDRQAHADDELIRETAGWLADWDTVLRRCQDRIDAAQEAATRAEQLAGQLEPARRRLEAARARDRLTTEAAAAEGRLSTARERANAEHETWLDLRERRLSGIAAELAAGLRDGEPCAVCGAVGHPSPARRGAGHVDRAAEEAAYETHTRADEDRAEAERALGTVREAVAEARAGAGSATTGELADLVDQLQRDHAQAHATAAGMHAAREERGRAEREHTERTAAQQQAERRSAARTSQREALEREQSAIEEELVRARGGAGSVAEHATRLEHRMRFLDRAADAVRAVDTTAQRLKEADDRLADAAFRAGFDTPQAAAAELTGDGEQRRLQQRLDAWQAEEAALAERLAEQDAAEAAGRPPADPGAARAEFDTAERDFLEASSVLDAAAKRRTALRRLSEQAADELTGLGPLRAEYDRVARLATLAAGTSADNERKMRLESYVLAARLEQVAAAATVRLQTMSAGRYTLVHSDARAGGRGRSGLGLHVLDSWTGRERDTATLSGGETFFASLALALGLADVVTDEAGGIRLDTLFIDEGFGSLDDQTLDDVLDVLDSLRERDRSVGIVSHVGDLRRRIPAQLEVVKEQSGSAVRHHAAGR